One genomic region from Microcystis panniformis FACHB-1757 encodes:
- a CDS encoding RAMP superfamily CRISPR-associated protein, with protein sequence MYHKSYGILETLAPLHVGATAGEETGNLNLIFRDQFTQTAIIPGSSIRGRFRADMNNIDEKRTWYGHETIPGQEDGGTTEAKVKFEYASLVWLPVFCPGQPIVWVTSPLLLKRYKQITGISAKVPNPYTASPSLQARVVQGVNRNSKVLFFNLGFLEIEHLEELSPWIPPQADLKASQLVVVDDNDISMLHDMALYRQSRVKLLEDQKKVDTEKGAFFNVEALPVGSILVFPIACKETGWQPFGESVNQKELYFGGLESIGFGRCQVTILNYANQ encoded by the coding sequence ATGTATCACAAAAGTTATGGCATACTTGAAACCTTAGCACCCCTTCATGTGGGAGCAACCGCAGGAGAAGAAACGGGTAATCTTAACCTCATTTTTCGTGACCAATTCACCCAAACAGCAATTATCCCTGGGAGTTCTATTCGCGGCCGTTTTCGTGCCGATATGAACAATATAGATGAAAAACGTACATGGTACGGACACGAAACAATCCCAGGACAAGAAGACGGAGGAACCACCGAAGCAAAAGTTAAATTTGAATATGCTTCCCTCGTTTGGTTGCCGGTATTTTGTCCGGGGCAGCCGATAGTTTGGGTCACTTCTCCCCTATTATTAAAACGCTATAAACAAATCACGGGAATCTCTGCAAAAGTACCCAATCCCTATACTGCTTCCCCTAGTTTACAAGCGCGAGTAGTGCAGGGAGTTAACCGCAATAGCAAAGTTTTATTTTTTAACTTAGGATTTCTCGAAATTGAACACTTAGAGGAGCTTTCCCCCTGGATTCCCCCGCAAGCGGATTTAAAAGCTTCTCAATTAGTCGTCGTTGATGATAACGATATATCCATGCTGCACGATATGGCACTCTACCGACAAAGCCGGGTTAAACTACTAGAAGATCAGAAAAAAGTGGATACAGAAAAGGGAGCTTTTTTCAATGTGGAAGCTTTACCCGTGGGTAGTATTTTAGTTTTTCCCATTGCTTGCAAAGAAACAGGATGGCAACCTTTTGGAGAATCGGTAAACCAAAAAGAATTATATTTCGGAGGATTAGAATCCATCGGTTTTGGTCGTTGCCAAGTTACTATTTTAAACTACGCTAATCAATAA
- a CDS encoding RAMP superfamily protein yields MVNIPDIGDKIPLMFRAQTKGRSQLQYIDSKKDENDSQKWVKEWIERVDENPPQFGEEVKTKEYQISWRFVTNGGQDEGIIRPVMGAYGIPFYPGSSMKGAFCQACTPEQKQRYHLEKDSDNPSLLRFHGGYPVNDWTENLLDIVHPQQGWQVKTPNTRQKPSGESGFALISLYQPTLKFGISTSIEQPDWEEIWTIWERALESGLGCRVSSGYGLPKDIKSSKEPLYKCFLKGQGMAPKSLDGAREFRPNIFRGAIRGHALRIFGGLTDAKNAEKLVNQLFGGIDGEASQGLLAVDFCVKSLELGTFAKGYNEPTYTVTGELRWILTQSQSLPENQQKCLKKLICFLTRFAMLLGGFGKSWRRADHSIFYEDYYPNKPLIGCHWQWGDKSSLINDNKVRDLTHVHPFIKDVRTIAKQWMSLQENILRTPDNSANWRESWHPKNVEAWGRIAEDKDDSLAIKWLHKAYQKLDNLSIYKTSVTGSIAQIGCLWHRMYPKNNHQYLELLTIFPDDSDDCAYFLGFLDENNGQEGKFQKLWPK; encoded by the coding sequence ATGGTTAATATTCCCGATATTGGTGACAAAATCCCCCTGATGTTTCGCGCACAAACCAAAGGGCGATCGCAGTTACAATATATTGACTCTAAAAAAGATGAAAATGATAGCCAAAAATGGGTAAAGGAATGGATAGAACGAGTCGATGAAAATCCTCCCCAATTTGGTGAGGAAGTCAAGACCAAAGAATATCAAATATCGTGGCGATTCGTCACTAATGGGGGACAAGATGAAGGAATAATTCGGCCTGTAATGGGTGCTTATGGCATACCATTTTATCCCGGTTCCAGCATGAAAGGAGCCTTTTGTCAAGCTTGCACCCCCGAACAAAAACAACGTTATCACCTCGAAAAAGATAGCGATAACCCTAGTCTTTTGCGCTTCCATGGCGGTTATCCCGTTAATGATTGGACGGAAAATCTTTTAGATATTGTTCACCCGCAACAGGGATGGCAAGTAAAAACCCCAAACACTCGACAAAAACCCAGTGGAGAAAGTGGTTTTGCTTTAATTTCTCTCTATCAACCTACCCTAAAATTTGGCATTTCTACCTCAATAGAACAACCCGATTGGGAGGAGATTTGGACTATCTGGGAAAGAGCTTTAGAATCTGGTCTAGGATGCCGTGTTAGTAGCGGTTATGGCTTACCAAAAGACATTAAATCTTCAAAAGAACCTTTATATAAATGTTTTCTGAAAGGGCAAGGAATGGCTCCTAAAAGCCTCGATGGTGCAAGGGAATTTCGACCCAATATTTTTCGAGGAGCAATTCGCGGTCATGCCTTGCGTATTTTTGGCGGTTTAACTGATGCTAAAAATGCCGAAAAGTTAGTTAATCAGCTATTTGGAGGAATTGACGGAGAAGCAAGCCAAGGTTTACTAGCGGTCGATTTTTGTGTCAAATCTCTAGAGTTAGGAACCTTTGCCAAGGGTTACAACGAACCCACCTACACAGTAACAGGAGAATTACGCTGGATTCTCACCCAATCCCAATCTCTCCCCGAAAACCAGCAAAAATGCTTAAAAAAATTAATTTGTTTTCTCACTCGTTTTGCCATGTTATTAGGAGGATTTGGTAAATCATGGCGACGAGCAGATCATAGTATTTTTTATGAGGATTATTATCCCAATAAACCCTTAATTGGCTGTCATTGGCAATGGGGGGATAAAAGTTCTTTAATCAACGATAATAAAGTCAGAGATTTAACTCATGTTCATCCCTTTATCAAAGATGTTCGCACTATTGCTAAACAATGGATGTCCTTACAAGAAAATATCCTCAGAACTCCCGATAATAGTGCTAACTGGCGAGAAAGTTGGCATCCTAAAAATGTCGAGGCTTGGGGAAGAATTGCCGAAGATAAAGATGATTCCCTAGCCATAAAATGGCTTCATAAAGCCTATCAAAAACTGGATAATTTAAGTATCTATAAAACCTCGGTGACAGGAAGTATCGCTCAAATTGGTTGTCTTTGGCATCGAATGTATCCCAAAAATAATCATCAATACCTAGAATTATTAACAATTTTTCCTGATGACTCTGATGATTGTGCTTATTTTCTAGGTTTTCTAGACGAGAATAATGGTCAAGAGGGAAAATTTCAAAAACTTTGGCCGAAATAA